In one Pseudomonas fitomaticsae genomic region, the following are encoded:
- a CDS encoding AsmA family protein, whose product MTRTRKIFAWTFATLVLLLAVLVLIIVFFDWNRIKPPLNAKVSEELHRPFAINGNLSVVWRRELDEGGWRAWVPWPHVVAEDLTLGNPDWSKQPQMVTLKKVELRISPLALLAQRVTIPRIDLTEPNAQLQRLADGRANWTFKFDPKDPNAEPSNWVVDIGAIGFDKGHVTLDDQTLKTNLDLLIDPLGKPIPFSDIVGDKAAKTAQDKGGAPQDYAFGLKVTGQYHGQKLAGQGKIGGLLALQDASKPFPLQAQAKIGDTSVELAGTLTDPLNLGALDLRLKLAGASLGNLYPLTGVTLPDTPPYATDGHLIAKLHEPGGAQFRYEQFNGKIGSSDIHGDLAYVASQPRPKLSGALLSNQLLFADLAPLIGADSNAKQKARGGESKQPADQVLPVEEFKTERWRDMDADVEFTGKRIVHSEELPFTDLYTHLKLNDGELSLEPLRFGVAGGNLDAQIRLNGRTEPLEGRAKLTARKFKLKQLFPTFEPMKTSFGELNGDADIAGRGNSVAKLLGGANGNLKMLINDGAISRELMELAGLNVGNYVVGKIFGDKEVKINCAAADFDIKTGLASTRLFVFDTENAIIYIDGTANMATEQLDLTVTPESKGWRLISLRSPLYVRGKFIKPDAGVKAVPLILRGAGMVALGVIAAPAAGLLALVAPSGGEPNQCAPLLEQMKAGKAPVTVKPTK is encoded by the coding sequence ATGACGCGCACGCGTAAAATCTTCGCCTGGACCTTCGCCACCCTCGTGCTGCTTCTGGCAGTGCTGGTGTTGATCATCGTGTTCTTCGACTGGAACCGGATCAAACCGCCGCTTAATGCCAAGGTTTCGGAAGAACTGCACCGACCGTTCGCCATCAACGGCAATCTGTCGGTGGTCTGGCGGCGTGAACTCGACGAGGGCGGCTGGCGCGCCTGGGTGCCGTGGCCGCATGTGGTGGCCGAAGACCTGACGCTGGGCAATCCCGACTGGTCGAAGCAACCGCAGATGGTCACCCTTAAAAAGGTCGAGCTGCGCATCTCGCCGCTGGCCTTGCTGGCGCAACGAGTGACGATTCCACGGATCGACCTGACCGAACCCAACGCGCAATTGCAACGTTTGGCCGACGGCCGCGCCAACTGGACCTTCAAGTTCGATCCCAAGGATCCGAATGCCGAGCCTTCGAACTGGGTGGTCGACATCGGTGCCATCGGCTTCGACAAGGGCCACGTCACCCTGGATGACCAGACCCTCAAGACCAACCTCGACCTGTTGATCGATCCGCTGGGCAAGCCGATTCCGTTCAGCGACATCGTCGGCGACAAAGCGGCGAAAACCGCACAGGACAAGGGCGGCGCGCCGCAGGATTACGCCTTCGGCCTGAAAGTCACCGGCCAGTACCACGGCCAGAAACTCGCCGGCCAGGGCAAGATCGGCGGTCTGCTGGCCCTGCAGGACGCGAGCAAACCGTTCCCGTTGCAGGCCCAGGCGAAGATCGGCGATACCAGCGTCGAACTCGCCGGCACCCTGACCGATCCGCTGAATCTCGGCGCCCTCGACCTGCGCCTGAAACTGGCGGGTGCCAGCCTCGGCAATCTGTATCCGCTGACCGGCGTGACCCTGCCGGACACGCCGCCTTATGCCACCGACGGCCACTTGATTGCCAAGCTGCATGAGCCGGGCGGCGCACAATTTCGCTATGAACAGTTCAACGGCAAGATCGGCAGCAGCGACATCCATGGTGATCTGGCTTACGTCGCCAGCCAGCCACGGCCCAAATTGAGTGGCGCGCTGCTGTCCAATCAGTTGCTGTTTGCAGACCTCGCGCCGCTGATCGGTGCCGACTCCAATGCCAAGCAGAAGGCTCGTGGCGGCGAGAGCAAGCAGCCGGCGGACCAGGTGTTGCCGGTGGAAGAGTTCAAGACCGAGCGCTGGCGTGACATGGACGCCGACGTCGAATTCACCGGCAAACGCATCGTCCACAGCGAAGAGCTGCCGTTCACCGACCTCTATACCCACCTGAAGCTCAACGACGGCGAACTGAGCCTGGAGCCGCTGCGTTTCGGTGTGGCCGGCGGCAACCTCGACGCGCAGATTCGCCTCAATGGACGTACCGAGCCGCTGGAAGGCCGGGCCAAACTGACTGCGCGCAAATTCAAGCTCAAACAACTGTTCCCGACCTTCGAACCGATGAAGACCAGTTTCGGCGAGCTCAACGGCGATGCCGATATCGCCGGTCGCGGCAACTCGGTGGCCAAACTGCTGGGCGGCGCCAACGGCAACCTGAAGATGCTGATCAACGACGGCGCCATCAGTCGCGAGTTGATGGAGCTGGCAGGGCTCAATGTCGGCAACTACGTGGTCGGCAAGATCTTTGGCGACAAGGAAGTGAAGATCAACTGCGCGGCGGCGGACTTCGACATCAAGACCGGCCTGGCGAGCACGCGGCTGTTTGTGTTCGATACGGAGAACGCAATCATCTACATCGACGGCACGGCGAACATGGCGACCGAGCAGCTGGACCTGACGGTGACCCCGGAGTCCAAGGGGTGGCGTTTGATTTCCCTGCGTTCGCCGCTGTACGTGCGTGGCAAGTTCATCAAGCCGGATGCCGGGGTCAAAGCGGTGCCGTTGATACTGCGCGGGGCGGGGATGGTGGCGCTGGGCGTGATCGCTGCACCGGCGGCGGGGCTGCTGGCGCTGGTGGCGCCGAGTGGTGGCGAGCCGAACCAGTGCGCGCCGCTGCTGGAGCAGATGAAGGCGGGCAAGGCACCCGTCACGGTGAAACCTACAAAATGA
- a CDS encoding TetR family transcriptional regulator, producing the protein MLPRAEQKQQTRNALMDAARHLMESGRGFGSLSLREVTKTAGIVPTGFYRHFADMDELGLVLVSEVGQTFRETIRLVRHNEFVMGGIIDASVRIFLDVVSANRSQFLFLAREQYGGSLPVRQAIGRLREDISSDLAADLALMPKLQHLNREGLSVMADLIVKSVFATLPDIIDPPAEALPEHLTPQAKITQQLRFIFIGLKHWQGLGSTE; encoded by the coding sequence ATGCTGCCCCGCGCCGAACAGAAACAACAGACCCGCAACGCCCTGATGGACGCTGCCCGCCACTTGATGGAAAGCGGCCGAGGATTCGGCAGCCTGAGCCTGCGTGAAGTGACGAAAACCGCCGGCATCGTGCCCACCGGTTTCTACCGGCATTTCGCCGACATGGACGAACTCGGCCTGGTACTGGTCAGCGAAGTCGGTCAGACCTTCCGCGAAACCATCCGCCTGGTACGCCACAACGAATTCGTCATGGGCGGGATCATTGATGCGTCGGTGCGAATCTTCCTCGACGTGGTCAGCGCCAACCGTTCGCAATTCCTGTTTCTGGCCCGCGAGCAATACGGCGGATCGTTGCCGGTGCGTCAGGCTATTGGCCGTTTGCGTGAAGACATCAGCTCCGACCTGGCGGCGGATCTGGCCTTGATGCCCAAGCTGCAGCACCTCAATCGCGAGGGTCTGAGCGTAATGGCCGACCTGATCGTCAAATCGGTGTTCGCCACCCTGCCGGACATCATCGACCCGCCCGCCGAAGCCCTGCCGGAACATCTGACACCACAGGCGAAGATCACCCAGCAGTTGCGCTTCATCTTTATCGGCTTGAAGCACTGGCAAGGGCTCGGCAGTACCGAGTGA